In a genomic window of Helianthus annuus cultivar XRQ/B chromosome 10, HanXRQr2.0-SUNRISE, whole genome shotgun sequence:
- the LOC118482679 gene encoding secreted RxLR effector protein 78-like produces MLFKVNFEKAFDSISWEFMKSVLAQMGFPALWRKWVMGLLKTARTSILVNGSPTAEFEIQRGVRQGDPLSPLLFILAMEALHIATESAVNCDIFKGITTPGSGPTISHLLYADDALFVGEWSEDNFHNLARLLRCFHLSSGLKVNFSKSKVFGVGVGNGDISEMATILGC; encoded by the coding sequence ATGTTATTCAAGGTGAACTTTGAGAAAGCGTTTGACTCGATAAGTTGGGAATTCATGAAATCGGTTCTAGCTCAAATGGGATTTCCGGCCCTTTGGAGGAAATGGGTTATGGGACTATTAAAGACGGCTAGAACTTCGATTTTAGTTAATGGGTCACCGACTGCAGAATTTGAAATCCAAAGGGGGGTGAGACAAGGTGATCCATTATCTCCTCTCTTATTTATCTTGGCGATGGAAGCATTACACATAGCTACGGAAAGTGCAGTCAACTGTGACATATTCAAAGGCATTACAACACCAGGTTCGGGTCCTACAATCTCACATCTTCTATATGCAGACGATGCTCTATTTGTAGGTGAATGGTCTGAAGACAATTTCCATAACCTTGCTAGACTTCTAAGGTGTTTCCATTTATCCTCGGGTctaaaagtgaatttttcaaaaaGTAAAGTGTTCGGTGTGGGGGTGGGAAACGGAGATATCTCGGAGATGGCTACGATACTTGGGTGTTAA